One stretch of Rissa tridactyla isolate bRisTri1 chromosome 21, bRisTri1.patW.cur.20221130, whole genome shotgun sequence DNA includes these proteins:
- the C21H1orf116 gene encoding specifically androgen-regulated gene protein, whose product MPRKELGMAGCNSDSCDSMVSTASNHSQRSDNSYDYLSVEEKECLMFLEETIGSLDAEADSGVSTDETDHVEPSKLPRTWPKRDSVPRDLENGAPRLSVGHQRAADQKSGKSISTFSSSAPAAVPSPGYYSLPRNITVANAQRANGALDSKVTVRTVEEPVPVGKSSQEMAKKDGLDQANTRSQVKSLESLIIQPPDPFQDDLVSHEWSRSNCSAKETKAWTSWGQPEKSMLEEVPQDPDAKRGPPTAPKPRKLPPNIILKTSKNSPVPLATEPGQKVKAPPPSSAGFASNAAAEKVNSGHLDPKEREKARREALEKLGLSQDRREVSTHLQPTTQPQPREMPFHVTGEPEAHRGAAERLVPGIRQMNFKSNTLERSGVGLSSYMSSVKEQSVKTSSSLGKMSFIERLAPSFLRSSRPRPTSLVAGKDFAGLKESGQMEPEKSNKRRSHLLQSFPKPPRSSVSVKISPKGATDENRREALKKLGLLKE is encoded by the exons ATGCCTAGGAAGGAGCTGGGGATGGCTGGCTGCAACTCTGACAGCTGCGACAGCATGGTCAGCACGGCCTCCAACCACTCGCAGCGT agcgATAACAGTTACGACTACTTATCTGTGGAAGAGAAAGAGTGTCTGATGTTCTTAGAAGAAACTATTGGCTCGCTGGATGCAGAAGCAGACAGCGGGGTCTCTACTGATGAGACCGACCACGTGGAGCCCTCCAAGCTGCCCAGGACGTGGCCCAAGCGAGACTCCGTTCCCCGGG ATTTGGAAAATGGGGCTCCCCGTCTGAGCGTGGGTCACCAGCGTGCAGCTGACCAGAAGAGTGGTAAGAGCATCTCCACCTTCTCAAGCTCAGCTCCAGCAGCGGTTCCAAGCCCAGGCTATTACAGTCTTCCAAGGAACATCACCGTAGCAAACGCACAGAGAGCAAACGGAGCTTTGGACAGCAAAGTGACTGTCCGCACAGTGGAGGAACCAGTGCCAGTAGGTAAATCTTCACAGGAGATGGCCAAGAAGGATGGGCTTGACCAAGCCAATACAAGAAGCCAGGTGAAGTCCCTGGAATCTTTGATTATCCAGCCTCCAGATCCCTTCCAGGATGACCTGGTGAGCCACGAGTGGTCACGGAGCAATTGCTCAGCCAAGGAGACCAAGGCTTGGACTTCATGGGGCCAGCCAGAGAAATCCATGTTGGAAGAGGTCCCTCAGGACCCAGATGCCAAGCGCGGGCCTCCAACTGCCCCCAAGCCACGGAAACTGCCACCAAATATTATCCTGAAAACCAGCAAAAACAGCCCAGTGCCACTCGCCACAGAGCCTGGCCAGAAGGTAAAAGCACCACCGCCGTCCTCGGCCGGCTTTGCCAGCAACGCTGCTGCTGAAAAGGTGAATTCGGGGCATCTCGACCccaaggagagggagaaagcccGACGGGAGGCGTTGGAGAAGCTTGGACTGTCACAGGACAGGAGGGAGGTCAGCACCCACCTTCAACCTACCACACAACCCCAACCAAGGGAGATGCCATTCCATGTCACCGGAGAGCCCGAGGCACACCGTGGGGCGGCGGAGAGGTTGGTGCCAGGTATCCGGCAGATGAACTTCAAATCCAACACCCTGGAGCGCTCCGGTGTGGGGCTGAGCAGCTACATGAGCAGCGTCAAGGAGCAGAGCGTcaagaccagcagctccctgggcaaGATGTCCTTCATCGAGCGGCTCGCCCCGAGCTTCCTGAGGAGCAGCCGCCCCCGGCCGACGTCCCTCGTGGCAGGGAAGGACTTTGCTGGGCTGAAGGAGTCCGGGCAGATGGAGCCGGAGAAGAGCAACAAGCGGCGATCCCACCTGCTGCAGAGCTTCCCCAAGCCTCCCCGCTCCAGCGTCAGCGTGAAGATTTCCCCCAAGGGGGCAACCGATGAGAACCGGCGAGAGGCACTGAAGAAGCTGGGTCTGCTGAAGGAATAG